taaacgatcatttctgctaagctaacggatgggtcttgtccatcacagcattctcttatgatgtgatcccgttcatcaaatgacaacacatgtctatggttaggaagcttaaccatctttgattaacgagctagtctagtagaagcatactagggacactctgtttgtctatgtattcacacatgtactaagtttccggttaatacaattctagcatgaataataaacatttagcatgatataaggaaatataaataacaactttattattgccactggggcatatttccttcagtttccatAGATGTCAGGCAGTGAGGATGGCGATGGAGGCGAGGCCGCTACGGAGACAGGTCGTGGTGCTAGAGATGACCGAGGAGAGCCAGGCGATGAACTCTCGTCTTGGGCGGGGATCGTGGTAGTGCATCGACACCAAGAAAGCACCTCACGCCAAACTTGGCGGGAGAAAGCGAGGTGCTGCATAAATTCGGGCTCTTGGTCGCAGAGAAGGCAGCGTGGCTCATGGGGAAGACCGTGACACGCAAGGCGGTCAGCCGTCCAGCATCTGCCCAGCAGAGCAAACCAGATGAAGAATTTGATGCGGAGCGGTGCCCTATTTGCTGGCTCCACCACTGACCCGCATTGGCTGATTTCTTAATTATACATCGTATTTTGTTTCCTTGCGTTTCTTTCACTATTTGTGAATAAAATATTTAATATGTCATCATCTCTCATGGTAGTTGAGAAACATTTCCTTTATAAATTCGATTTTTACACCATAATCTCTCGCAATATGTTGGAACATTTCACAAATTTTCTTTTTGGAAGGTGCCCAAGTGATTGTAAGGCGAGATGATATTCTTTCGAAATGACGACAATGCTAGAGCGAGAGAGGATGACGAGAATGGAGGTGGAGGGAGGAACATGGAGAAAAATGTACCTTTGTCTTATAGCATGGAGAGGGATTAAGGAGACACGGCAATCACTGTGGAAGAAAGAAGAGAGGGAGAGAATCAATATTTGTCGCTATATGAATGAAAACAACATGGTGTCAAGTTTGACACACAAATATTTTTTATAAAGAAATTGTTATTCCGTGGCAACACACGCGATCAGTTAGTAATTTGAAAGGCTAACAGTTCTTGAAAAAAAAACTTGAAACGCTAACTCGTAGTAACAAACTTGGTCATTATCTTTTCTCCAAAAAATAAACTTGGCCATTATCAATTCGCAAAAACCAAACGTGGTCATTATCAGTTTAATTGCATGAAACAGGAGAGTTCTGGAGGAGAGAAGCCGACGGCGTACATACGAAATACGCGCCTGATCGTTCCGCTAGATAAGAAATCAATCCAAACAGAACCCATCTTTCTCTCCGCATCACATTCCACATGCATCCTATATAAATGGATCGCCAGCCATAGCCATAGAATCATCATACTAGCTGCAAACCAGCGCTGCAGCGCAAAACCTGAGACCGATGGCACCATCCAAATCCCATCTCGCCTTGCTCCTCGCCGTAGTTCTGATCGCCGCCACGCCGCAGCCTTCAGCGGCCGTCAGGGAGGCCCCTGCCCCCTCCACCAGCAACGATTTAGTAGCAAAACCATCGGCATGGTGCATTCCCTGCTTTTCGTTTCTACCACAGTTATTCTGTATACCGCCGATATTCTGTCCACCTACGCCAagtgcgctgccgccgccgccgccaccagcgaaGCCGGAGCCGAAAGAGTGTCTACCATCGCTGATGGGGCTGATGCCATGCAAGGATTACTTCACCAACAAAACCGCGCCGGAGCCTCCAAACCAAGGCAAGTGCTGTGACGGCCTGAGGTCACTCTTCGTAAACGCTCCCATATGCATATGCCGCATATCGGACGACGGCGACCTCGACAAGCTCATGTCGGCACCCGTGCATGGAGAAAACATCCTTCGTGTGGCGGTTATCTGTGGCACAGCTCTGAGTGATTATGGATCTTGCGAGGGTAAGTTCTTGCTCTCCGTACTATAAActgttttctgcattatctcgTCTTGCATTATGAACAATGTGGATCTTGTTTGTGGATCGGAGAGCAGGCCACGTGCCACCGCTGAGGGCCGCACCCGCCCCTGAAGCTGCTTCTTAACTGGGCAAACCAGGTAACTAGTTTGTATGGTGTATGGAGATTGATTCATTCATGGCTGCATGAATTACTACGTACTATTTCTGTATTGTACTTTAACTTTTGATTTTATCTTTGTTTTGCAGAGGCATGGTCGTAGTAGAATTGCAGAGGCAAGGTCAAGATCCGTCGGTACCATTATTAGAAGATGAGATATAGTGCGAGTTTTCAGTTCGATTAAAGAGAATATGTAGCTTTATTTGTGTCCATCTCTGAGTCGTCTCGGAGAAAATTTATTTATTGGTTATTTGTGAGTGTCCACTATGGAATCATCAAATGTGCACCTAGTTGCCGAAATGTTTTATCCCTTGGACGTAATGACGTATGACTTTGCCTAACCAACGAACACTACTTTTTCCCCTAAGAAAAACGAACCTACTTTTTTTTTCAATCTAGCAATGATCGTCTGCAAAAAGAATATGGCAAATTTTAACATGGTTCCTCTTAATCCCCCTCCCCATCCTCTTTTTATATGTGAGGTAAGAAGGTAAAATTATTCAGACCACTAATTAATGAGATCAACATCTCAAATCTATTATATTCTCTGGCTCTCATGTAAATAGAGGGGGTAAGAGGGAGCATACTAAAATTGCTCAGGAATTATTATTGCCGCAAATTGTACAACCTTAAACCATTGCTTAATGCCCCAATGTAAGAGCACACCATGCGGAGGTCATCGGGGACCTGATCTCCGCCTCTCACACATGATCGGTTGCCGGCTCCGGCCAGCACTGGAACCCCTTTCAGGGTTCAAAATGACAGTCATTCGGCCGGTGAATGTTGGGCCCACGGCACTGGGATGGCTGCCTCCCAGTACCTCTGGTCAT
This region of Triticum aestivum cultivar Chinese Spring chromosome 2D, IWGSC CS RefSeq v2.1, whole genome shotgun sequence genomic DNA includes:
- the LOC123049082 gene encoding non-specific lipid-transfer protein C6 → MAPSKSHLALLLAVVLIAATPQPSAAVREAPAPSTSNDLVAKPSAWCIPCFSFLPQLFCIPPIFCPPTPSALPPPPPPAKPEPKECLPSLMGLMPCKDYFTNKTAPEPPNQGKCCDGLRSLFVNAPICICRISDDGDLDKLMSAPVHGENILRVAVICGTALSDYGSCEGHVPPLRAAPAPEAAS